From the genome of Phycicoccus duodecadis:
GCACCGGGGCCAGGCGCCCCGGTGTCCAGGCCCGGGCGTCCGGATGCGAAGCCTCACCGGCGGTCGCGACCACGACCCGTACCCGCAGCCCCGCCCGGTGGGCGGCCGCCACGAAGGCGCCGACGGCCAGGGTCTCGTCGTCGGGATGCGCAGCCAGCACGAGGAGCTTGTCGTAGCGATCGCGCAGCCCGTCGACGTCCACGAGCGGGGCGGTCCACCACAGGGGGTCGGCCAGCCACACCGGCTCGGGCGTGCCGGGGTCGGCGTGGTGGAAGCGCGGAGGGCCCCCGGTCATCGGTCCTCCCGTGGTCCGAGCACGAGGCCGCCCAAGGCCGCCAGGTCACGCTCGGCATGGTGCTGGCGCAGGTAGACCGTGAGGTCGGCGACCCGCCGGGCGTGGCTTTCGACCTGGGTCAGCGGGGCCGGGCCCAGCCCGTGCCCCACGACCCGCAGCACCTCCTCGGCCGCGTCGGCGACGACGGCCCGTACCCGGGCCGCGAGCAGCACCCCGGCCGGACCGTCCGCCCGGCCGGCGGCGATGGCGGCGGCGGCGTCCCGCAGCGAGAGGAGGGCGGCGTGCAGCGCCCGGTCGGTGGTGCCCAGGTGCAGCAGGGCCACCTGGTCGGGCGGACGGCGACCGGCCGCGGTGGTCAGGGCGCCGGCGAGCGCCGCGGCCGCGCCGAACCACACCGCCGCCACCCCGATGCCGCCCCACGCGAACCCGGGACGGGCGAGGTACCAGCCGGGGCCGCCGACGGGCACGGCCGGCACGCCGGCGAGGGTCATGCTGCCGGTGGTCACCGCGCTCAGCCCGCGCGAGACCCAGGTGCCGGTCTCGTGCCGGACGCCGGGGTGGTGCAGCGGCACGGCGTAGAGCCGGGGTGCGGTGTCGTCGTCGGCGGTCACGAGCGCGTGGCTGACCACCGTGGCGAGCGAGCACCAGGCCTTGGTCCCCTCGAGCCGTGGGCCGTCGCTCCCGGCGGTGGCGCGCAGCCCGGTGCCGGGGGCGCGGGCCGCGTAGACCCCGAAGCTGCTGGCGGCATCAACCCCCAGGACGCCCAGGTCGGGGTCGCCGGCCTGCGCCAGGACGGCCACCGCGTCCAGGTGCGGCTCCGCCGCCCGGGCTGCCGTGAGGTCGGCGGCTCCGAGGGTCGCGAGCGTGGCGAGGTAGCGCCACGGGTCCTGCGCCAGGCCGCGCGCGACCGGGGCGAGGTCCCGGGCCAGCGCCAGGGCGTCCGCGATGTCCGGGCCCGCCACAGGGACGTCACCGGTGGCCCACTCGGCGGCCCGCCACGCGCCGGTCACGGGGCGTCCCGCCGCTCGGAGGTCAGGACGTAGCCGCGCTCGGCGTCCACGGTGACCAGCCCGAGGTCCTCGAAGGCGTCGAGCCACCCCCGCATCGGCCACCATCCCCAGCGGGCCGCGAACCGTGCCCCGTTCTCGACGATGTCGCGCACGTGGCGGACCGGCAGGCCGCCGTCGCCGTGGTCCTGGTGGTAGGCGGTCGCTCCGCCCAGCCACAGCAGCGCACCGTAGGCGGCCTCGAGACGCTGCCCGAAGTCGGTGTCCTCGGCGCCGTAGCCGACGTAGCCCTCGTCGAAACCGCCGATGCGGGCCCAGTCCTGGGCCGTGACCGCGAAGCACAGCGACCAGAAGAGGCGCGTGTCGTGGCTGCGCTGCACCGCCCCGGCCGGCAGCGCGGGCCGGGCCCGGTGCGGGGCCGACCCGGCGTCGAGCGCGGCCCAGCTACGGGCGTCCTCCGCGACCGCGGTCGTCGGGGCGTCGAGGTAGCGCACCTCCCCGCACGCGACGACCGGGAAGCCCACGTGCCGGCCGAGCCGGGGCGCCAGGACCTCGGTGTAGCGGGCGACGAGGTCGGGCCCCGGGATGCAGTCGACGTCGAGCAGGACGACGACCTCGGCGCCCCGCTCGAGGGCGGCCGCGACGCCGACGTTGCGGGCGCGGGCGAGGGGGAGACGCCCGCCCGCGACCGGCACCGGCACGACGTGGTCCTCGAGGGCGGCGACCGGGGTGTCGGCCAGGACGGCGGTGAGGCCCGGGTCGTCCATGGCGACGACGACGTGCAGGTCGGGCACCCGGGTCTGGCGCGCCAGCCCCCAGCGCTGGCCGCGTAGGTGGTCGTGCCGGCCGTGGGCGATGGTGACGACGGCGACGCGCGGGGTCCCGTCGGGCAGCCCGGTCATCGCGCGGCCAGCCCGGACGCGAGGTCGTCGAGCCGGGCCGCCAGGTCGGCGGCGGCCGTCCCGGTGCTCCACCGCTCCCAGCCGCTGCCTCCGAGGCGGCGCGCCCGGTCGAGCAGCCCCGGCCAGCGCTGCGCCTCCGGCCAGGTGTCGAGCCCGACCGCCACGTCCATCCGGGTCAGCGCGGCCGCGGTGGCCTCCTGCTCGCCGAAGGGCCGGGGCTGGGCGACCACCACGGCCGGCCGGCGGGCGGCGGCCACCTCGGCGACGGCGTTCTGCCCGCCATGGGTGACCACGACATCGGCGTCGAGCAGGGCGTCCCAGAGGAGGGACTCGGGCAGCGCGGGCGACCACTCGACCCACTCCCAGCCCGGGGTGGCGGCCCGGGCGGCGGCCACCTGCCCCACCGTGGTGGCGCGGCCGCCGGCTCCCCAGAGCAGCAGCACGCGCGGCCGGGGGTGGGGGCGGGGCGCGCGCCGTCGGCGCCCGTCGAAGCGGCTCAGCGCGCCGACCGCCCAGGTCTTGTCGGTCCAGGCCTGTGGCCAGCCGTGCCCGTGGGCACCCGCCGGCCAGGGCGCCAGCAGGGCCTCGGCCAGGTCGTGGGCCAGGGCGTGGGCCGGGTCGGTGCGCTCACCCGGGAGGGCGGCCACGACCACGGGGACCCCGCACAGGCGGGCCAGCAGCGCGACCTCGACCGAGACGTCGACCACCAGCAGGTCCGGGCGGCAGCGCACGGCCCACTCGGCCACGGTGGCGGCACGGGCGGCCAGCCCGGCGTCGTGGCGCGGCGCCCAGTGCAGGGTGCCGTGGGCGGTGACGTCGGCGGGCTCCGGCGAGTGGTCGTCGCGCTCCAGGACCACCCACTCCCCCCGCCAGTCGCCGGGCGGCGGGGCGGACCCCAGCCCGGTCACGGGCCGGCCGCGCAGGGTCAGCTGCCGGGCCACGGCGGCCGCGCGGGTCCCGTGCCCGCGGCCCACGTGGTGCACGTACCAACCGATCATGCGACCAGCCCCGGCGTGAGGACCTCGTAGTGCGCGAGGTACTCCGACACCATCCGGTCGACAGAGCACTCACGGACGGCACGGTCGCGGCACGCCCCACGGTCGAGCAGCCCCGCCGCCCCGACCGCCGCCGCCAGCCCCGCCACGAGAGCGTCGTCGTCGGGCGCGTCGGGGTCGGGGTCGACCAGCACGCCGGTCGCGGCGTCCAGCACCTCGGGCAGGCCGCCGCGCGCGATCGCCACGACGGGGGTGCCGCAGGCCAGCGACTCGGCCGCCACGAGGCCGTAGGGCTCCTCCCAGGCGGGGGTCACGAGGGTGACGGCGCTGCTGCCGAAGAGCGCGGCCAGCCCCGCGGTGCCCAGGTGGCCGACGTACTCGGCGTCGGGGCCGAGCAGGGGGGCCACGTGCGACGCGAAGTACGCGGGGTCGCCCACGGGCCCGGCCAGGCGCAGGCGGCGCCCGGCGGCGCGGGCTGCGGCGATGGCCAGGTGCGGCGCCTTCTCGGGGACGATCCGGCCGGCCCACGCCAGGTCGGGGCCGCCCGGGCCCGGGGTCCAGCGGCGCACGTCGACACCGTTGGGCACGACGTCCACCTCGGTGACGTGCCGCCAGGCGGCGGCCGTGTGCTCGCTGACCGCGACGTGGTGCAGCCCCGCGCCCGGGACGCTGCGGGCGATGGCGATGGCGGGCTCGAGCCACGGGGTCGGCGGGGTGTGCAGGGTCGTCAGGACCGCCGAGGGGACCGAGCCGGCCATCGCGACCGGCAGGTGGTGGAGGCTGTTGTTGTGCACGACGTCGACGTCGTCGCGCCGCTGCAGGTGCAGCATCACCTGGAGGTAGGCGTGGTGCTCGCGCAGCCAGCTCTCGGGCACCATGCTCACGTCGGCCCGGGCCGCGTCGCTGAGCCGCAGGGGACTGGTACCGAGCATCCGGGCGTCGAGGGCGGGGTCGCTGCCCTCGCCGGCGAAGACGGTGACGTCGACCCCCCGGCCGCGCAGGCCGTGCACCAGGTGCCAGGTCAGCGACTCCAGGCCTCCGGCGAAGGGCTCGGCGATGGGGTGCCGGGCGGCCGCCAGGATGACGATGTGCACGCGTGTTCTCCTCGGTCCGTGGGGGGACGGCGGCGCGGGTGCGCCCGCACCCGTCGACCCGTCGAGCGAGCCCCCGAACCGGCCGCCGGCTCGACGGGGGGTCACGGAGCCGCGCGGCGCTGCGCCGGGGCGTCCGTGGATGGGCTCACCGCGGACACCTCGCTGTCTCCCAGTACCCCGCCGGGGCGCGGCCAACCCTCCCCGGGGCCGCGGGTTCCCAGCCGCTCCGGAGCGGTCGCGACCGGTCAGTCCTGGGCCGTCGCTGCCGTGAGCCCGCGGGCCGGCACCGGCTGGGAGAGGTGGGCGGCCACGAACTCGACGAGCGGGACGGGCCGGCCGATGTAGTAGCCCTGGGCATAGTCGACGCCCAGCTCGCGCACCAGCTCGAACACGGTGCGGTCCGTCACGAACTCGGCCACCGTGCCCTTGCCGAGGTTGCGCGCGACGTCGATGATCGAGCGCAGCAGCTGGCGGTCCATCGGCGAGCGGTGGGCGTCGGTGACGAACTCGCCGTCGATCTTCACGTAGTCGAAGACCAGGTGCTTGAGGTAGTAGAAGGAGCCGTAGCCGGCGCCGAAGTCGTCGAGCGCGAAGAGGGTGCCGAGGTTGCGCAGCCGTTCGCCGAAGCCCCGCGCGGCCGCCACGTCACGGACGGCGGCGGTCTCGGTGACCTCCAGGACCAGCGTGCTGGGAGCGACGCCGTACTCCTCGAGGGCCGCCACGAGGGCGGCCTCGACGTCCGGGTGCCCGATGGACTGGGCCGAGATGTTGACCTCGAGGACGAACTCGGGGTCACGGCGCTGCAGGTCGGCCAGCATCGCGATGGAGTGCCGCAGCACCCACGAGTCCAGCGCCGGGGCCAGCCCGGTCAGCTCGGCCACGTAGACGAACCGCCCCGGCGGGATGAGGGTGCCGTCGTCGTCGCGCAGCCGCACCAGGCTCTCGGCCTGGGTCACCCGGCCCTGGGCCACGTCGAGGATCGGCTGCAGGTGCAGCTCGAACAGGTCGTTCTCGATGGCGTGCTCGATGCGCGAGCGCCACTCCATCCGGGCACCCAGGCGCGGGGTCCGGTGCGCCTCGGACGTCAGCAGCACGTAGCCGTCGCGCCCGGCGTCCTTCGCGTCGTACATCAGCATGTCGGCCAGGGCGAGCACGTCGCCCTGGCGGGCGGCCGCGGCCACGAAGGTGAGCACGCCGATGCTGGCGGTCACCCGGCGGTGCACCCCGTCGAGGGAGGCGCAGTGCTCGCGGATCTGCTCGACGAGGTGGGCCGCGACCGTCTCGGCGCTGGCGTCGTCGGCCTCCGGCAGGAGCACGGCGAACTCGTCCCCGCCCAGCCGCGCCACGAGGTCGGACTGGCGGACACCGTCGCGCAGGATCGCGCCGGTGGTGGCGATCAGGTGGTCACCGGCGGCGTGCCCGAGGGTGTCGTTGACCTCCTTGAAGTGGTCCAGGTCGATCAGGAGCAGGGCGCCGCGGGGCCCGTAACGCGCGCAGACGGCCTGGTGCTGCGACAGGGACTCCTCGAACCGCCGCCGGTTGGGGAGCCCCGTGAGGACGTCGTGGTCGGCGAGGAAGCTGAGCCGCTCCTCGTAGCGTCGCCGTTCGGAGACGTCGACCACGTTGATGAGGATCTCGTCACCGTCGAGGTGGTCGGTGACGTGCCGGCTGCTGGTCGCGATCGTCATGGGCAGGCCAGAAGGACCGTCGGGCACGGTCCACTCGCTCTCGACGAGCTCCCCGGCCGCCCGCACCGTGTCGTCGAGGTACCGGCGGGCCTCCTTCTCCAGCCCGGGGGCCAGCGCCCACACCGGGGCACCGAGGCAGTCGTCCTCGGTGCGGCCGAACATGGTGGCGAAGGCCCGGTTGGCCTGCTGGATGTGGCCGGTCGCATCGACGACGACCACGCCGTGCGGAGCGTCCGAGATGAGTCGGTCCGACCGCGTCCGCGCCCGGCGGAGCCGCTGGACGTGCTCGTGCTCCTCCGTCACGTCCTGCCACACCAGGACGGCGCGGTCGGGCTCCCCGTCGGCGCCGTTGTGCAGCGGCAGGGCGTCGACCGAGACGATCCGTTCGCGCCCGGCGTCGTCCTCGCTGATGATGCGCTCCCCGGAGACGTGCTCGCCGAGCAGGGCGCGCACCGAGGGGCGCTCGTCGTGCGCCAGCGTCCGGCCCTGGAGGCTGCGCTTGAGGAGCCGGTGCTCGAGCGGGGTCTGGCCCGGAGCCACCGCGACGGGCCCGTGCAGCCAGGTCGCCCCGGCCAGGTTGTGCATGCCGAGCGAGCCGTTGCGCTCGACGACGAAGAGCCCCACGGGGAGGGCCTCGACCAGGATGCGGAGGTCCTCGACCGCGTCCTCGGCCTCGCGGCGGGCGAGGGCCTGGGCGGCCAGGCTGTCGCCCAGCTGCGCGCGCACGGTGGCGAGCACGAGCGCGAGGAAGGCGGCCAGCATCATGAAGGCCTGGAGCACCAGGCCGCGGTCGGCCGGGTCGGTGATGCTCGCCAGGGCCCCGCCGGCGCCGGTGCGCACGAGGACGAGGGCGCCGGTGGCCACCAGGGCGCCCTCGAGCGCGGCGAGCGGGATGGGCAGGCGCAGGCCGGCCCACACCACGAGGGCCAGTGGCACGAAGGCCAGGGGCAGCTGCTGGGCGGGGCCGAACACCCACACCAGGGTGACGACCGTGAGGACCACGAGGACGGCGCCCTCGGCCAGCTGGGCGCGGCGGGGCCGCTCGAAACGCTCGGAGCCGAGCAGCGACGGGCCGACGACGAGCACGACGGCGGCCAGGTTGCGCAGCCACCAGGCGACCCCGGTCGACCAGGTGACGTCGGCGGTGGTGGCGGTGAGCGCGAGCATCCCGACGAGGGCGCTCACGGCGACGCCGAGCGCGCAGGCCCCGAGGAAGCGGTAGAGCTCGGAGATGCGCCGGACGCCGGCGGACAGCGGTCCGGGCTCGCCCCGCTGCCCGCCCCCCAGCAGCAGCCAGGTGGCGACAGAGATGGTGACGTTGGCGACGCCGAGGCCGGCGGCCGCCACCGGCGGTACCCCGGTGAGGCCGTTGCCGACGGCCGCCACCACGGTGATCACGGTGGCCGCGAGAGCGACCTCCCGGCGGGCACGCGCGCGCAGCACCCAGAGCAGGCCGACCCCGGACGCCGGCCAGACGAGGGCCAGCTCGGTCCCGGGCAGCACGGTGAGCCGCCCCAGGAAGATGGACAGCACCAGCACCGCCGTGAACACAGCGGTGCGGCGACGCATGGGACTCCTCGGGCACAGTCGGGACACCCCTGCCCTGCGCCCAGCATCGGCCACCCCACGGGGCGTTGTCATCTCCAGGCGCCCCGATCCCCGACATCGGCGGCCGATCGTGGCTGATCAGCGCGGGGGCCATCCACCGAACGGGGGATGAGGGCTCGGGGCTCCCTCGTCGTTATCGTGGACGGATGACCTCCTACGGACGCATGCCGGTGACGTGTCCCGTGTGCGGGGCGGCGGTCCATCCGAACTACAGTGCCTGCCCGGCGTGCGGTGCCGCCCTGGTCGCGGGCGAGCCGTCGCTGTACGACGAGCTCCTCCCCCCGGGTGACGACACGGGGGTCCGCTACGACGAGCGCGGCGTGCCTTACGACCGCGGGGCGGGGTACGACGACGACCTCGCCGACGACGAGCGCGGCGTCCCCTCGGGGGGCGCGGGGGCGGCGCACGCGCCCGACGACCGGCGTCGGCGCGGCGGCGTGCTGGGCCCGGTGGTGCTGCTGGCGGGCGTGGTCGTCCTGGCCCTGCTGGTCTGGTGGCTCCTGCCGGGGGGCGGCAGCGACGACACCACGGTCGCGAGCGGCCCGAGCGCCTCGGCGACGCCGTCCGGTGAGGGCGCCTCGCAGACCCCCACGGGGACACCGTCGGCGGCGACGTCGGGACCGTCCGGCGTGCCCACGGCGCCGGGCTCGCCCACCGCCATCCAGATGGCCGCCGGCTCCACCAGCTGCGGCGACACCGGCTCGGGGGCGCTCGCCTGGAGCGGCAACGACGTCACGAGCTGCGAGTTCGCGCTTGAGACCGCGACGGCCCTGGCGTCGGCCCGCGCGACCCTGCCGGCCACGGTCACCGCCACTTCGCCGGTGACCAAGAAGGACTACACGATGGCGTGCGAGAACACCACGCCCGTGCGGTGCACCGGCGGCAACAACGCCGTGGTGTACGTGCAGCTGCCGGGGTAGCGGTCGTAGGTCGTCCGTGGCGCTATCTCGAGCCCGGACAGGCCTCTGCTGGGGCCGCGGCCTCAGTCGATGATCTCGTCGGGGACCCGGGTCCGCGGTGCGGGCACGTCGGCGCCCTCCTGCGTGAACGACGAGACCACGTAGGCGTTGCCGTCCATCAGGGCGCGCACGACCGCGTCGACCCACGGCTCCGGCATCCCCACGACCCCGATCTCGGCCAGCCCGCGCTCGAGCCGCTGGGCCACCGGCTCCGGGTCGTCGTACGGGCCGGCCTCGGCCAGGCGGTCGACGACCTCCTGCACGGCGAGGTCGTGGGCCCGGCGCTGGGCCAGACGGTCTTCGTCGCTCGTCTCCATGTGGCTCCTCTCGGGGTGCGGGCCGGATGCCCCGACCCCTTCGACCTTACGTCCGTCCCGCCCGCCCGAGCCGGGCGGGCGCGGATCCGGCGCCTCCCCCGCCCAAGGTTCGGCAGCCCCGGCGACCCCTCTTGCCCCGGGGCGACGTCGTGTGGTTGCGTGGCCGCACCGTCCCCGCCGCTCGGCGAGGCAGCCACAGCGAGGTGGTCCCTGATGGGTTCGACGTACGACTACGTGATCGTGGGGGCGGGGTCCGCCGGGGCCGTCGTCGCCGCCCGGCTGACCGAGGACCCGGACGTGCGCGTCTGCCTCCTCGAGGCCGGTGGCCCTCCCCCGCCGGCCGAGCTGATGCCGGCCGCGGTCGCGAGCCTGCAGAACGACCCGAGCACCGACTGGATGTTCACCGGTGACGCCGGCGGCGTGGGCAAGGGCCTGGTCGGCGGCCGGATGATGGTGCCGCGGGGCAAGATGCTCGGCGGGTCGTCGGGTATCAACTACATGGCGTACGTGCGCGGTCACCCCGGCGACTTCGACGCCTGGGCCGAGGGCGGCGCCGAGGGTTGGTCCTACGCCGAGGTGCTGCCGTACTTCCTCAAGGCCGAGGGCTTCGTGCACAGCACCGAGCTGCACCCCGACCTCGAGGCGCACGCCGACGACGGCCCCGTGGGGGTCTCGGTCCGCGAGCCGATCCTGCCCGCGTCCACCCAGTTCGTCGACGCCGCCGGCGCCACCGGCATGAAGCAGGGCGACTACAACGGCGCCGACCGCCGCGAGGCATCGGGGGTGGCCTCGCTCTTCCAGACCACGACCAAGGACGGCAAGCGCAGCTCGACCTTCCACGCCTACCTCGAGCCGGTGATGGACCGCGAGAACCTCACCGTGGTCACCGGGGCGCTCGTCGAGCGCATCGTGCTCGAGGGGGCCGGTGGCGACGTGCGCGCGACGGGCGTCGCCTACCGCACCGACGACGGCGGCCACGCGGAGGTGTCGGCCGGTACCGAGGTCGTGCTGTGCGCCGGGGCGATCGGCTCGCCCCACGTGCTCCTGCTGTCGGGCGTCGGCGCCCGTGACGAGCTCGCGGCCGCCGGGGTCGAGTGCGTCGTCGACCTGCCCGACGTGGGCCGCCACCTCAAGGACCACCTGCACACGCCGCTGATGTTCGCGGCCGACGGCATCGGCGAGACGATGACCGAGGTGGCCATGTCGCTCGGGCCCGACGCCCTGCGCGCGCCCGCCGGCCCGCTGCCGGCCGACCCGGCCGACGACGTCGACCTGCCCGAGCCGCTGGCCGCCGCCAAGGCCGAGGCCGAGCGGCGCCTCGGCGAGTGGTTCACCACCGGCAAGGGGCTCGCGTCCTCCTCGCTCTACGACGCGGTCGCGTTTTTCTCCACCGGTCTCGGCGACGCGCACACCCACGACGCGCAGATCGGCTTCCTGGCGTGCGGCTACACCCCGGGCATCTGGGAGGCCGTGTTCCGCATCCCGCCCACCGCGTTCTTCGAGGACCCCGACGCCTTCCTCGACCCCACCAAGGCGCAGGTCGTCATCCTGCCCAACCCGGTGCAGCCGCACTCCGAGGGCACCGTCACGCTGGCCTCGGCAGACGCCGCGGTGCCGCCGCGCATCGACCTGAACTACTTCGACGACCCCCACGACGTCCGGGTGATGGTGGCGGTGATGCGCAAGGCCCTCGAGATCGCCGCTGCGTGGCCCGGCGGCGGCCTCGGCGACCCGGTGGTGCCGCCGCACCTGGCGCAGGCGCACGGATGGGAGCCGGGCACCGAGCCCAGCGACGCCCTGCTCGAGGACATGGCGCGGCACTACGCGCTGACGGTCTACCACGAGACCTCGACCTGCCGGATCGGCGACGTGGTCGACCCCCAGCTGCGGGTGCGCGGCATCGACCGCCTGCGGGTGGCCGACGCCAGCGTGATGCCCAACGTGGTCAGCGGCAACACCAACGCCGCCACCATCATGATCGGCGAGAAGGCCGCCGAGATGATCGCGAGCGAGCACGGGGTCCGCCTGCACCGCATCGTCGGCTGACCCCCCCGGCACCGGGCGGCCGCCCCTCCCCCACGGGAGGGGCGGCCGCCGTGCTGGGTGCGGGGCGGTCAGCCGGCGGAGATCTCCTCCAGGCGGCGGGCGATGGCGGCGAGGGACTCCTCGAGGCCCTGCTGCACGTCGGGGATGTCATGGACGGTCGTGATGCTCAGCTCGATGGTGGTTCCGTCGGCGCCCTCGGTGAGCTCGAGGCCACCGCGGTAGTCACTCTCGGGGGAACCCCACGAGATGGCGTGGGCGTCGTCGTCGTGGGTGAACCAGGCGTCGGACGTCACGGGCTCGTCGCTGCCGTCCCGGTCGGCGTCGACGACCGCGGTCGTGCGCACGAGCTCCGGCTCGACCAGCTCGGCCTTCGTGACGCGGGGGAAGTAGTGCGGCAGGTTCGTGGGGTCCTTGACGAAGTCGTAGGTGTCCCCGACGTGCTGCGTGACGGTGGTGCTGGCGGTGTAGGTGGTCATGACGGTCTCCTGCCCTCGGGTGGCTCGTGGTCCGACGGTAGGTGCAGGTCAGGGCGGGCGGGGCCGGCGTGACGCGCACATCGCGCCGCTGTCTCGGTCGGCCCCGCAGGGGGCGGCCCGGGCGGCGCGGGCGGTACCCTGGCCCCAGACGGCCCGCCCCGACGGGCCGTTCGGCGTCGAGCAGCGGCGTGACTCCCGTGTCACCCCTCCCGACCGTCAGGCCCAGCCGTGCCCCCCTCGTCCCGCTTCAGCGTCCTCCCCTTCCCCCGGTGGTCCACCACCACCGCCGGCGGGAGTCGTGTCTCCTGCACGGCCTGCTGCCTGCCGCTTCCGCTCGGCTGCCTGACCACCGTCGTGGCGGTGGCCGTCCCCGCCGCTGTCGCCCTGCTCCGCCGCCACGGCCCCCGCGGGTGACGACGCCGACCGGTCCGCAGGGCCCCCTGGCCGGGCCGGCGGTCGTCCTTGTCCCCGGTCTGGGGCTCGACCAGCGCAGCTGGGCCCAGGTGCGCCGCATCCTCGGCCCGTCCGCCTCGGTCGTCACCCTGCCCTCGATGGGGCGCCGCGGGCCCCGGGGCACCGACCTCCACGTCGAGGCCCAGGCCGCGCGGGTCCTCGACGCGCTCCCCGCCACGGGTGAGGCGGTGTTGGTCGGCCACTCGGCGAGCGCCCCGGTGGTCGTCGAGGCCGCGGCCCGATCGCCCCGCGTCGTGGGGCTGGTGCTTGTGGGCCCGGTCACCGACCCGGGGGCGCGCACCTGGCCGGGCATCCTGCGGCAGTGGGCGGGCACCGTCGTGCACGAGCGTGTCTGGGAGACGCTGGCCCTCACGCCGCAGTACCGGGCCACCGGGCTGTCGAGCATGCTGCGGGGCATGAACCGGATCCGCTTCTACCGCACCGAGGTCGGCCTGGCGGCAGCGTCGGTGCCCACGCTCGTCGTGCGCGGTGAGAACGACCGGATCGCCCCCGGGCCGTGGTGCGAGCGGCTGGCAGCGGCGGCCGGCACCCCCCTCACCACCGTGCCCGGTGCCGCGCACATGGTGCCGCTCACCCACCCCGCGGCGGTCGTGGCGGCGGTCCGACGGCTGGAGGCCCTGCGGCGCTGAGCCGGAGGGGCCGGCCGTCCGTGCCCGGCCCTGCCGGCCTGGTGCATTGCCGGGCCCGGGCGGGGGTAGGACAGTGGGAGCATCG
Proteins encoded in this window:
- a CDS encoding glycosyltransferase, which produces MIGWYVHHVGRGHGTRAAAVARQLTLRGRPVTGLGSAPPPGDWRGEWVVLERDDHSPEPADVTAHGTLHWAPRHDAGLAARAATVAEWAVRCRPDLLVVDVSVEVALLARLCGVPVVVAALPGERTDPAHALAHDLAEALLAPWPAGAHGHGWPQAWTDKTWAVGALSRFDGRRRRAPRPHPRPRVLLLWGAGGRATTVGQVAAARAATPGWEWVEWSPALPESLLWDALLDADVVVTHGGQNAVAEVAAARRPAVVVAQPRPFGEQEATAAALTRMDVAVGLDTWPEAQRWPGLLDRARRLGGSGWERWSTGTAAADLAARLDDLASGLAAR
- a CDS encoding GMC family oxidoreductase, with product MGSTYDYVIVGAGSAGAVVAARLTEDPDVRVCLLEAGGPPPPAELMPAAVASLQNDPSTDWMFTGDAGGVGKGLVGGRMMVPRGKMLGGSSGINYMAYVRGHPGDFDAWAEGGAEGWSYAEVLPYFLKAEGFVHSTELHPDLEAHADDGPVGVSVREPILPASTQFVDAAGATGMKQGDYNGADRREASGVASLFQTTTKDGKRSSTFHAYLEPVMDRENLTVVTGALVERIVLEGAGGDVRATGVAYRTDDGGHAEVSAGTEVVLCAGAIGSPHVLLLSGVGARDELAAAGVECVVDLPDVGRHLKDHLHTPLMFAADGIGETMTEVAMSLGPDALRAPAGPLPADPADDVDLPEPLAAAKAEAERRLGEWFTTGKGLASSSLYDAVAFFSTGLGDAHTHDAQIGFLACGYTPGIWEAVFRIPPTAFFEDPDAFLDPTKAQVVILPNPVQPHSEGTVTLASADAAVPPRIDLNYFDDPHDVRVMVAVMRKALEIAAAWPGGGLGDPVVPPHLAQAHGWEPGTEPSDALLEDMARHYALTVYHETSTCRIGDVVDPQLRVRGIDRLRVADASVMPNVVSGNTNAATIMIGEKAAEMIASEHGVRLHRIVG
- a CDS encoding glycosyltransferase — translated: MHIVILAAARHPIAEPFAGGLESLTWHLVHGLRGRGVDVTVFAGEGSDPALDARMLGTSPLRLSDAARADVSMVPESWLREHHAYLQVMLHLQRRDDVDVVHNNSLHHLPVAMAGSVPSAVLTTLHTPPTPWLEPAIAIARSVPGAGLHHVAVSEHTAAAWRHVTEVDVVPNGVDVRRWTPGPGGPDLAWAGRIVPEKAPHLAIAAARAAGRRLRLAGPVGDPAYFASHVAPLLGPDAEYVGHLGTAGLAALFGSSAVTLVTPAWEEPYGLVAAESLACGTPVVAIARGGLPEVLDAATGVLVDPDPDAPDDDALVAGLAAAVGAAGLLDRGACRDRAVRECSVDRMVSEYLAHYEVLTPGLVA
- a CDS encoding glycosyltransferase family 2 protein, which gives rise to MTGLPDGTPRVAVVTIAHGRHDHLRGQRWGLARQTRVPDLHVVVAMDDPGLTAVLADTPVAALEDHVVPVPVAGGRLPLARARNVGVAAALERGAEVVVLLDVDCIPGPDLVARYTEVLAPRLGRHVGFPVVACGEVRYLDAPTTAVAEDARSWAALDAGSAPHRARPALPAGAVQRSHDTRLFWSLCFAVTAQDWARIGGFDEGYVGYGAEDTDFGQRLEAAYGALLWLGGATAYHQDHGDGGLPVRHVRDIVENGARFAARWGWWPMRGWLDAFEDLGLVTVDAERGYVLTSERRDAP
- a CDS encoding SRPBCC family protein, translated to MTTYTASTTVTQHVGDTYDFVKDPTNLPHYFPRVTKAELVEPELVRTTAVVDADRDGSDEPVTSDAWFTHDDDAHAISWGSPESDYRGGLELTEGADGTTIELSITTVHDIPDVQQGLEESLAAIARRLEEISAG
- a CDS encoding bifunctional diguanylate cyclase/phosphodiesterase gives rise to the protein MRRRTAVFTAVLVLSIFLGRLTVLPGTELALVWPASGVGLLWVLRARARREVALAATVITVVAAVGNGLTGVPPVAAAGLGVANVTISVATWLLLGGGQRGEPGPLSAGVRRISELYRFLGACALGVAVSALVGMLALTATTADVTWSTGVAWWLRNLAAVVLVVGPSLLGSERFERPRRAQLAEGAVLVVLTVVTLVWVFGPAQQLPLAFVPLALVVWAGLRLPIPLAALEGALVATGALVLVRTGAGGALASITDPADRGLVLQAFMMLAAFLALVLATVRAQLGDSLAAQALARREAEDAVEDLRILVEALPVGLFVVERNGSLGMHNLAGATWLHGPVAVAPGQTPLEHRLLKRSLQGRTLAHDERPSVRALLGEHVSGERIISEDDAGRERIVSVDALPLHNGADGEPDRAVLVWQDVTEEHEHVQRLRRARTRSDRLISDAPHGVVVVDATGHIQQANRAFATMFGRTEDDCLGAPVWALAPGLEKEARRYLDDTVRAAGELVESEWTVPDGPSGLPMTIATSSRHVTDHLDGDEILINVVDVSERRRYEERLSFLADHDVLTGLPNRRRFEESLSQHQAVCARYGPRGALLLIDLDHFKEVNDTLGHAAGDHLIATTGAILRDGVRQSDLVARLGGDEFAVLLPEADDASAETVAAHLVEQIREHCASLDGVHRRVTASIGVLTFVAAAARQGDVLALADMLMYDAKDAGRDGYVLLTSEAHRTPRLGARMEWRSRIEHAIENDLFELHLQPILDVAQGRVTQAESLVRLRDDDGTLIPPGRFVYVAELTGLAPALDSWVLRHSIAMLADLQRRDPEFVLEVNISAQSIGHPDVEAALVAALEEYGVAPSTLVLEVTETAAVRDVAAARGFGERLRNLGTLFALDDFGAGYGSFYYLKHLVFDYVKIDGEFVTDAHRSPMDRQLLRSIIDVARNLGKGTVAEFVTDRTVFELVRELGVDYAQGYYIGRPVPLVEFVAAHLSQPVPARGLTAATAQD
- a CDS encoding acyl-CoA/acyl-ACP dehydrogenase — translated: MTGAWRAAEWATGDVPVAGPDIADALALARDLAPVARGLAQDPWRYLATLATLGAADLTAARAAEPHLDAVAVLAQAGDPDLGVLGVDAASSFGVYAARAPGTGLRATAGSDGPRLEGTKAWCSLATVVSHALVTADDDTAPRLYAVPLHHPGVRHETGTWVSRGLSAVTTGSMTLAGVPAVPVGGPGWYLARPGFAWGGIGVAAVWFGAAAALAGALTTAAGRRPPDQVALLHLGTTDRALHAALLSLRDAAAAIAAGRADGPAGVLLAARVRAVVADAAEEVLRVVGHGLGPAPLTQVESHARRVADLTVYLRQHHAERDLAALGGLVLGPREDR